The following are encoded together in the Nymphaea colorata isolate Beijing-Zhang1983 chromosome 14, ASM883128v2, whole genome shotgun sequence genome:
- the LOC116267705 gene encoding uncharacterized protein LOC116267705, with protein MVGRRKISMGFISDQRKRHVTFSNRRKGLFKKAQELGCLTGATIGIVCFASEAGNAFTFSYPPPADDQEGDDGHRQLFSVMQQYCEQEVGLRAPSRTITATRSQPLKTRPSVVESKSISEQNSGTGLPQSVGGNDLWESLESLHGAVVSFSDAGSYDFGSSSNCVVEGEQEVGLQMQSKDKAETPLPDSSLGQSMVEEQQSVDSTLYGSVSCSSFFDSSSLPPPPSIDALLSSPPPSFGWNDGLDSLEMDEFEAG; from the exons atggtgGGAAGGCGGAAGATTAGCATGGGATTCATCTCCGATCAAAGGAAGCGCCATGTCACCTTCTCCAATAGAAGAAAGGGCCTTTTCAAGAAGGCCCAAGAGCTCGGCTGTCTCACAGGCGCAACCATCGGCATTGTCTGCTTCGCTAGCGAAGCAGGGAATGCTTTTACATTCTCCTACCCTCCACCTGCGGACGATCAAGAAGGAGATGATGGACACAGGCAACTATTCTCCGTCATGCAGCAATACTGTGAGCAAGAGGTGGGACTGCGAGCACCATCCCGCACCATCACAGCTACTCGTTCGCAACCACTGAAGACAAGACCATCAGTGGTGGAATCAAAATCGATTTCAGAGCAGAACAGTGGCACCGGCCTCCCACAATCAGTGGGCGGAAATGACTTGTGGGAATCGTTGGAATCGCTGCATGGTGCCGTCGTTAGTTTCTCTGATGCGGGCAGCTACGATTTTGGATCATCCTCAAATTGCGTGGTAGAAGGTGAGCAAGAGGTGGGGCTGCAGATGCAGAGCAAGGACAAGGCAGAGACACCTCTTCCGGACTCGTCCCTTGGCCAATCGATGGTGGAAGAACAGCAGTCGGTGGACTCAACCCTCTATGGTTCTGTGAGTTGCAGCAGTTTTTTCGATTCCTCCAGCTTGCCTCCACCGCCATCGATTGACGCTCTCCTTTCATCGCCACCACCGTCATTCGGCTGGAACGACGGTCTTGATAGTTTGGAGATGGACGAGTTCGAAG CTGGTTGA